From Miscanthus floridulus cultivar M001 unplaced genomic scaffold, ASM1932011v1 fs_589_1_2, whole genome shotgun sequence, a single genomic window includes:
- the LOC136532361 gene encoding APO protein 1, chloroplastic-like, whose product MEIVNSVSFNSIGISRTRINKTVKVGFQPQQIGCKLTKTCCEYSPGTSRKKQEKYEQQPQNVDLPQLHPKNKKKPFPVPIKKMLQASRRDKRLAQMHIEKPLEPPKNGLLVLELVPVAHEVLDNWKVLIRGLSQLLNVVTVYGCRKCPQVHVGPVGHQIQDCYGSGSQRWNSHHSWARGSINDVLIPIESYHLFDPFGRRVKHDTRFDYDRIPAIVELCIQAGVDLPQYPSRRRTAPVRMIGKMMIDRGEFVDEPKPHRSEDCVSLLAELDTFSNQQGQSPSPSNVQELAERTLKAYLNVRRGVEQLMSKYTVKACGYCSEVHVGPWGHNVKLCGAFKHQWRDGKHGWQDAVVDEVIPPNYVWHVPDPSGPPLRSSLRSFYGKAPAVVELCVQAGAEIPDEYRPMMRTDIVIPDSEEAQMVA is encoded by the exons ACCACAACAAATTGGCTGCAAACTAACAAAGACATGTTGCGAGTACTCTCCTGGTACTTCTAGAAAGAAGCAGGAGAAGTATGAGCAACAACCACAGAACGTCGATCTTCCACAATTACatccaaaaaacaaaaagaaacccTTTCCTGTTCCGATTAAAAAGATGTTGCAAGCTTCTCGGCGAGATAAGAGGCTTGCACAAATGCATATAGAGAAGCCTCTTGAACCCCCAAAGAACGGTTTGCTTGTGCTAGAGCTTGTTCCGGTTGCTCATGAAGTCCTTGATAACTGGAAAGTGCTCATCAGAGGGCTGTCTCAACTTCTGAATGTTGTTACAGTTTATGGCTGCAG AAAGTGCCCTCAAGTCCATGTTGGTCCAGTTGGCCATCAGATCCAAGACTGCTACGGTTCAGGAAGCCAGCGTTGGAACAGTCATCACTCTTGGGCCAGAGGTTCCATCAATGATGTCCTCATCCCAATCGAGTCTTACCATCTTTTTGACCCATTTGGACGGAGAGTGAAGCATGATACCAGATTTGATTATGACAGGATTCCAGCAATTGTTGAGCTATGCATTCAGGCTGGTGTCGACTTACCACAATATCCCTCGAGGCGACGGACTGCTCCTGTCCGGATGATAGGCAAGATGATGATTGACCGTGGTGAGTTTGTTGATGAGCCTAAGCCACACCGGTCAGAAGACTGTGTATCTCTACTTGCTGAGCTCGACACATTCAGCAACCAACAAGGCCAGTCACCTTCACCATCAAATGTGCAAGAGCTCGCTGAGAGGACACTGAAAGCATACCTCAATGTCCGGCGAGGCGTCGAGCAGCTGATGAGCAAGTACACTGTGAAAGCATGTGGGTACTGCTCTGAGGTCCATGTCGGTCCATGGGGCCACAATGTGAAGCTCTGCGGGGCTTTCAAGCACCAGTGGCGGGATGGCAAGCATGGGTGGCAGGACGCGGTGGTTGATGAGGTCATCCCTCCCAACTATGTGTGGCATGTCCCTGACCCCAGTGGTCCTCCTCTCAGATCCTCACTCAGGAGTTTCTATGGCAAAGCTCCAGCTGTCGTAGAACTGTGTGTGCAGGCGGGGGCTGAAATACCTGACGAGTATCGGCCCATGATGAGGACTGACATTGTCATCCCGGACTCTGAGGAAGCTCAGATGGTTGCATGA